One region of Scophthalmus maximus strain ysfricsl-2021 chromosome 13, ASM2237912v1, whole genome shotgun sequence genomic DNA includes:
- the armh1 gene encoding armadillo-like helical domain containing protein 1 isoform X2, with protein sequence MSTREEPANLGKVLSFLREWDRGDRTVRGRMLNTFLSQHKGKSFCELECEFAQVSSLFLARLTTWMRLTYMFGTCLGLQLSAIGIFLSASGHDQYLVEFLEDGGVLTLLDVLSHTQSREEDKADALRLLLTVSNAGRKYKEIICESHVIADCLDRSNTEEAQETVGALLESLSHGNPKYQNQIYKSLITLMACSSPRAQQLVLHTLHIVQSRTKATHHSIVEPLLNMLRSLHLEVQDEAVTLILGLKCYDVRSALLSGLVALLRPINKEAKQHQSAEEAETITIMTGSLPVFVQQAAAAKAIRLLAEEDEKVSRELLSLGAIQHLLCALGNREHTDAQIQASLALEHFVRSFPVIEEHVQRVMGNTLFAAFMHQAETLYMNLDETQAEILLTNKVNISAALDGD encoded by the exons atgtcaacACGGGAAGAACCGGCGAATCTCGGCAAAGTGCTGAGTTTCCTCCGAGAGTGGGACCGCGGTGACAGGACGGTCCGCGGCCGCATGTTGAACACCTTCCTGAGTCAACACAAAGGGAAAAGCTTCTGTGAGCTGGAGTGTGAGTTTGCGCAGGTGTCCAGTCTGTTTCTGGCTCGACTCACCACCTGGATGAGACTCAC atacatgtttgGGACGTGCTTGGGACTCCAGTTAAGTGCAATTGGAATTTTCCTGTCTGCATCAGGCCA TGATCAATACCTGGTGGAGTTCCTGGAGGATGGAGGCGTTCTCACTCTCCTGGACGTCTTGAGCCACactcagagcagagaggaggacaaggcGGACGCCCTCCGGCTTCTGCTCACCGTCTCCAACGCCGGTCGCAAGTACAAAGAGATTATCTGTGAAAGCCATG TGATAGCAGACTGTCTGGACAGGTCGAACACAGAGGAAGCCCAAGAGACAGTTGGGGCCCTGCTGGAGTCCCTGTCCCATGGAAATCCtaaatatcaaaatcaaatctaCAAAAGCCTCATCACCCTCATGGCTTGTAGCTCTCCTAGAGCTCAGCAGCTGGTGCTGCACACCTTACACATTGTTCAG TCCAGAACGAAGGCGACCCATCACAGCATTGTAGAACCTCTGCTGAATATGCTCAGATCCCTGCACCTGGAGGTTCAGGATGAAG CTGTTACACTTATCTTAGGCCTGAAGTGTTATGATGTGAGATCAGCACTTCTCAGTGGCCTGGTGGCTCTGCTGAGGCCCATCAACAAAGAGGCGAAGCAGCACCAGAGCGCAGAAG AGGCGGAGACGATCACGATCATGACCGGATCcctgcctgtgtttgtgcaaCAAGCTGCTGCAGCTAAAGCTATACG GTTGCTGgctgaagaagatgaaaaggTTTCTCGTGAACTTCTCTCTCTCGGAGCGATCCAGCATCTACTGTGTGCGTTGGGCAACAGAGAACACACTGATGCCCAAATACAAGCCAGTCTGGCCTTGGAG CACTTTGTCCGCTCATTCCCAGTCATAGAGGAACACGTGCAGAGAGTTATGGGCAATACACTGTTTGCAGCCTTTATG caccAAGCTGAGACTTTGTACATGAATCTGGATGAAACACAAGCGGAAATCCTGCTAACTAATAAAGTTAACATATCTGCAG CTTTGGACGGTGACTGA
- the armh1 gene encoding armadillo-like helical domain containing protein 1 isoform X1, translating into MSTREEPANLGKVLSFLREWDRGDRTVRGRMLNTFLSQHKGKSFCELECEFAQVSSLFLARLTTWMRLTYMFGTCLGLQLSAIGIFLSASGHDQYLVEFLEDGGVLTLLDVLSHTQSREEDKADALRLLLTVSNAGRKYKEIICESHGVKVIADCLDRSNTEEAQETVGALLESLSHGNPKYQNQIYKSLITLMACSSPRAQQLVLHTLHIVQSRTKATHHSIVEPLLNMLRSLHLEVQDEAVTLILGLKCYDVRSALLSGLVALLRPINKEAKQHQSAEEAETITIMTGSLPVFVQQAAAAKAIRLLAEEDEKVSRELLSLGAIQHLLCALGNREHTDAQIQASLALEHFVRSFPVIEEHVQRVMGNTLFAAFMHQAETLYMNLDETQAEILLTNKVNISAALDGD; encoded by the exons atgtcaacACGGGAAGAACCGGCGAATCTCGGCAAAGTGCTGAGTTTCCTCCGAGAGTGGGACCGCGGTGACAGGACGGTCCGCGGCCGCATGTTGAACACCTTCCTGAGTCAACACAAAGGGAAAAGCTTCTGTGAGCTGGAGTGTGAGTTTGCGCAGGTGTCCAGTCTGTTTCTGGCTCGACTCACCACCTGGATGAGACTCAC atacatgtttgGGACGTGCTTGGGACTCCAGTTAAGTGCAATTGGAATTTTCCTGTCTGCATCAGGCCA TGATCAATACCTGGTGGAGTTCCTGGAGGATGGAGGCGTTCTCACTCTCCTGGACGTCTTGAGCCACactcagagcagagaggaggacaaggcGGACGCCCTCCGGCTTCTGCTCACCGTCTCCAACGCCGGTCGCAAGTACAAAGAGATTATCTGTGAAAGCCATG gtgtcAAAGTGATAGCAGACTGTCTGGACAGGTCGAACACAGAGGAAGCCCAAGAGACAGTTGGGGCCCTGCTGGAGTCCCTGTCCCATGGAAATCCtaaatatcaaaatcaaatctaCAAAAGCCTCATCACCCTCATGGCTTGTAGCTCTCCTAGAGCTCAGCAGCTGGTGCTGCACACCTTACACATTGTTCAG TCCAGAACGAAGGCGACCCATCACAGCATTGTAGAACCTCTGCTGAATATGCTCAGATCCCTGCACCTGGAGGTTCAGGATGAAG CTGTTACACTTATCTTAGGCCTGAAGTGTTATGATGTGAGATCAGCACTTCTCAGTGGCCTGGTGGCTCTGCTGAGGCCCATCAACAAAGAGGCGAAGCAGCACCAGAGCGCAGAAG AGGCGGAGACGATCACGATCATGACCGGATCcctgcctgtgtttgtgcaaCAAGCTGCTGCAGCTAAAGCTATACG GTTGCTGgctgaagaagatgaaaaggTTTCTCGTGAACTTCTCTCTCTCGGAGCGATCCAGCATCTACTGTGTGCGTTGGGCAACAGAGAACACACTGATGCCCAAATACAAGCCAGTCTGGCCTTGGAG CACTTTGTCCGCTCATTCCCAGTCATAGAGGAACACGTGCAGAGAGTTATGGGCAATACACTGTTTGCAGCCTTTATG caccAAGCTGAGACTTTGTACATGAATCTGGATGAAACACAAGCGGAAATCCTGCTAACTAATAAAGTTAACATATCTGCAG CTTTGGACGGTGACTGA
- the armh1 gene encoding armadillo-like helical domain containing protein 1 isoform X3, which produces MSTREEPANLGKVLSFLREWDRGDRTVRGRMLNTFLSQHKGKSFCELECEFAQVSSLFLARLTTWMRLTYMFGTCLGLQLSAIGIFLSASGHDQYLVEFLEDGGVLTLLDVLSHTQSREEDKADALRLLLTVSNAGRKYKEIICESHGVKVIADCLDRSNTEEAQETVGALLESLSHGNPKYQNQIYKSLITLMACSSPRAQQLVLHTLHIVQSRTKATHHSIVEPLLNMLRSLHLEVQDEEAETITIMTGSLPVFVQQAAAAKAIRLLAEEDEKVSRELLSLGAIQHLLCALGNREHTDAQIQASLALEHFVRSFPVIEEHVQRVMGNTLFAAFMHQAETLYMNLDETQAEILLTNKVNISAALDGD; this is translated from the exons atgtcaacACGGGAAGAACCGGCGAATCTCGGCAAAGTGCTGAGTTTCCTCCGAGAGTGGGACCGCGGTGACAGGACGGTCCGCGGCCGCATGTTGAACACCTTCCTGAGTCAACACAAAGGGAAAAGCTTCTGTGAGCTGGAGTGTGAGTTTGCGCAGGTGTCCAGTCTGTTTCTGGCTCGACTCACCACCTGGATGAGACTCAC atacatgtttgGGACGTGCTTGGGACTCCAGTTAAGTGCAATTGGAATTTTCCTGTCTGCATCAGGCCA TGATCAATACCTGGTGGAGTTCCTGGAGGATGGAGGCGTTCTCACTCTCCTGGACGTCTTGAGCCACactcagagcagagaggaggacaaggcGGACGCCCTCCGGCTTCTGCTCACCGTCTCCAACGCCGGTCGCAAGTACAAAGAGATTATCTGTGAAAGCCATG gtgtcAAAGTGATAGCAGACTGTCTGGACAGGTCGAACACAGAGGAAGCCCAAGAGACAGTTGGGGCCCTGCTGGAGTCCCTGTCCCATGGAAATCCtaaatatcaaaatcaaatctaCAAAAGCCTCATCACCCTCATGGCTTGTAGCTCTCCTAGAGCTCAGCAGCTGGTGCTGCACACCTTACACATTGTTCAG TCCAGAACGAAGGCGACCCATCACAGCATTGTAGAACCTCTGCTGAATATGCTCAGATCCCTGCACCTGGAGGTTCAGGATGAAG AGGCGGAGACGATCACGATCATGACCGGATCcctgcctgtgtttgtgcaaCAAGCTGCTGCAGCTAAAGCTATACG GTTGCTGgctgaagaagatgaaaaggTTTCTCGTGAACTTCTCTCTCTCGGAGCGATCCAGCATCTACTGTGTGCGTTGGGCAACAGAGAACACACTGATGCCCAAATACAAGCCAGTCTGGCCTTGGAG CACTTTGTCCGCTCATTCCCAGTCATAGAGGAACACGTGCAGAGAGTTATGGGCAATACACTGTTTGCAGCCTTTATG caccAAGCTGAGACTTTGTACATGAATCTGGATGAAACACAAGCGGAAATCCTGCTAACTAATAAAGTTAACATATCTGCAG CTTTGGACGGTGACTGA